Proteins encoded in a region of the Candidatus Methanoperedens sp. genome:
- a CDS encoding flavodoxin family protein — MKVVAFNGSARKQGNTAILINHVFTELEKEGIETELVELAGKKIQGCIACYKCFETKDRKCAVKNDIVNDCIEKMVEADGIILGSPTYFADVTSEMKALIERAGFTAMANGGMFKRKVGAAVVAVRRGGALHVFDSINHFFQINQMIVPGSSYWNMGIGREIGDVNKDEEGIRNMKNLGENMAWLLKKIRSE, encoded by the coding sequence ATGAAAGTAGTAGCGTTTAACGGAAGCGCCCGAAAACAGGGCAACACTGCAATTCTCATAAACCATGTGTTCACTGAATTGGAAAAAGAAGGGATAGAGACAGAATTAGTGGAGCTTGCAGGCAAGAAGATACAGGGATGTATAGCATGCTATAAATGTTTTGAAACAAAAGACAGGAAATGCGCTGTCAAGAACGATATCGTGAATGATTGTATTGAAAAGATGGTGGAAGCTGATGGAATTATCCTTGGATCACCAACATATTTCGCCGATGTAACGTCAGAAATGAAGGCTCTGATAGAACGTGCAGGATTTACCGCAATGGCCAATGGCGGAATGTTCAAACGAAAGGTGGGCGCCGCTGTGGTAGCAGTGCGAAGGGGAGGCGCGTTACATGTTTTTGACTCTATAAATCATTTCTTCCAGATCAACCAGATGATCGTCCCCGGTTCAAGTTACTGGAACATGGGTATTGGGAGAGAAATTGGGGACGTTAATAAAGATGAAGAAGGAATCCGGAACATGAAGAATCTCGGAGAGAATATGGCATGGCTGCTCAAAAAAATAAGAAGTGAATGA